Proteins from a single region of Amycolatopsis sp. CA-230715:
- a CDS encoding polyprenyl synthetase family protein encodes MSVQGGAIEDLRKSVGLRIADEPLLRSLADGLADVERLLRETVRSDVKAVHEAAIHLVEAGGKRFRPLFTLLAGQFGKENSRDVVTAAAAVELVHLATLYHDDVMDEATMRRGAQSVNARWDNTVAILTGDFLFAHASRLVADLGTDAARIIAETFGELVTGQMRETVGPVEGEDPVAHYLTVIAQKTGSLIATSGRFGGMLSSAEPEHIEALCRFGEIIGTAFQISDDVIDIASPSAESGKSQGTDLREGVKTLPMLYALADDGTDPRLVELLSGPIAEDDLVTEALELLRVSSGLERARATLSDYARRARAELAALPASPARDACESVADYLVERTR; translated from the coding sequence GTGTCAGTCCAGGGTGGCGCCATCGAGGACCTGCGCAAGAGCGTCGGCCTCCGCATCGCCGACGAACCGCTGTTGCGTTCGCTCGCCGACGGCCTCGCCGACGTCGAACGACTCCTGCGGGAGACCGTGCGCAGCGACGTGAAGGCCGTGCACGAGGCGGCGATCCACCTGGTCGAGGCCGGGGGCAAGCGTTTTCGCCCGCTGTTCACGCTGCTCGCGGGCCAGTTCGGCAAGGAGAACTCCCGCGACGTGGTCACCGCGGCCGCCGCGGTCGAGCTGGTGCACCTCGCGACGCTGTACCACGACGACGTGATGGACGAGGCCACCATGCGGCGCGGCGCGCAGAGCGTCAACGCGCGCTGGGACAACACCGTCGCGATCCTCACCGGCGACTTCCTGTTCGCGCACGCCTCGCGGCTCGTCGCCGACCTCGGCACGGACGCGGCCCGCATCATCGCCGAAACCTTCGGCGAACTGGTCACCGGCCAGATGCGCGAGACGGTCGGGCCCGTCGAGGGGGAGGACCCCGTCGCCCACTACCTGACCGTGATCGCGCAGAAGACCGGTTCGCTGATCGCCACCTCTGGCCGGTTCGGCGGCATGCTGTCGAGCGCGGAGCCCGAGCACATCGAGGCGCTGTGCCGGTTCGGCGAGATCATCGGCACCGCGTTCCAGATCTCCGACGACGTCATCGACATCGCCTCGCCGTCTGCGGAATCGGGCAAGTCGCAGGGCACTGACCTGCGAGAAGGCGTCAAAACGCTGCCGATGCTGTACGCGCTCGCCGACGACGGCACCGATCCGAGGCTCGTCGAACTGCTCTCCGGCCCGATCGCCGAGGACGATCTCGTCACCGAGGCGCTGGAATTGCTCCGGGTCTCTTCCGGACTCGAGCGCGCAAGGGCCACCCTTTCCGACTACGCTCGTCGCGCGAGGGCCGAGCTGGCGGCACTGCCCGCCTCCCCGGCACGCGACGCCTGTGAGTCCGTTGCCGACTACCTGGTGGAGCGGACGCGCTGA
- a CDS encoding helix-turn-helix domain-containing protein, with the protein MSTTRETEVVCVPRDDPRLYAGYRDRYPADEAYPELPSTRVLWVIGFGDPVVVGRGERRSSFVAAPRDRVSMIGVGGAQHGIRLRLDPLDAFSLFGTPMRALGTEFPEIGAVLGRAGTDLTERLSETPGWPGRFEVLDAALARLRARGPRPDPGVAWAWRRIVATAGAVRISGLADELGMSRRHLARRFHDQVGMAPKTAARVLRFERAAELVADPSRPFAQVAAETGYADQAHFARELRALTLRTPGELRSQTFKP; encoded by the coding sequence GTGTCGACAACCCGCGAAACCGAGGTCGTCTGCGTGCCGCGCGACGATCCGCGTCTCTACGCGGGGTACCGCGATCGGTATCCCGCGGACGAGGCCTACCCCGAGCTGCCGTCGACGCGGGTGCTGTGGGTCATCGGGTTCGGCGACCCGGTCGTGGTGGGCCGGGGTGAGCGGCGGTCGTCGTTCGTCGCCGCGCCGCGCGACCGGGTTTCGATGATCGGGGTCGGCGGAGCGCAGCACGGGATCCGGCTGCGGCTCGACCCGTTGGACGCGTTCTCGCTCTTCGGGACGCCGATGCGCGCGCTCGGCACCGAGTTTCCCGAGATCGGTGCCGTGCTCGGCCGTGCGGGCACGGACCTGACCGAGCGGCTCTCCGAAACACCGGGCTGGCCCGGCCGGTTCGAGGTCCTCGACGCGGCGCTCGCGCGGTTGCGCGCACGCGGCCCGCGACCGGATCCCGGTGTGGCGTGGGCGTGGCGGCGGATCGTGGCGACCGCGGGCGCGGTCCGGATCTCCGGGCTGGCCGACGAACTGGGCATGAGCAGGCGGCACCTCGCGCGCCGGTTCCACGACCAGGTCGGTATGGCGCCGAAAACCGCGGCGAGGGTGCTGCGGTTCGAACGGGCCGCCGAGCTCGTCGCCGACCCGTCGCGCCCGTTCGCGCAGGTCGCCGCCGAGACCGGGTACGCCGACCAAGCGCATTTCGCCCGCGAACTGCGCGCGTTGACGCTGCGCACGCCCGGCGAGCTGAGGTCCCAAACGTTCAAGCCGTGA
- a CDS encoding 2-oxoacid:acceptor oxidoreductase subunit alpha produces MSASANGSGNGALSATRTTEISQLDRVVIRFAGDSGDGMQLTGDRFTSEAAAFGNDLSTMPNFPAEIRAPQGTIPGVSSFQVHFADYDILTPGDRPDVLVAMNPAALKANLGDVPHGGTVIVNTDEFSKRNLTKVGYASDPLQDGSLEPFGVHEVAMSTLTQGALADTGLGKKDAERCKNMFALGLLSWMYHRPTEGTERFLREKFAKKPDIAEANILAFRAGWNYGETTESFATTFEVAPAKLAKGTYRQITGNTALAYGLVAAGQQSGLRILLGTYPITPASDVLHELSKHKNFGILTFQAEDEIAGIGAALGASYGGALGVTSTSGPGVALKSETIGLGVMTELPLVVIDVQRGGPSTGLPTKTEQADLLQAMFGRNGESPVPIVAPLSPADCFDAALEATRIALTYRTPVLLLSDGAIANGSEPWLIPDVASLPDLKVTFASEPNAGDGSDEFWPYVRDPETLARAWALPGTPGLQHRIGGLEKADGTGHISYDPDNHDKMVRLRQAKVDGIDVPDLVVDDPSGGKARVLALGWGSSFGPIGAACRRVRKGGLPIAQAHLRHLNPMPSNLGDILKSYDKVVVPEMNLGQLAMLLRARFLIDIQSYTKVAGLPFKAEELQHVFTDIITATTEEASA; encoded by the coding sequence ATGAGTGCGAGCGCGAACGGCAGCGGCAACGGTGCCCTGTCGGCGACCCGAACCACCGAAATCAGCCAGCTGGACCGGGTCGTCATCCGGTTCGCGGGCGACTCCGGTGACGGCATGCAGCTGACCGGTGACAGGTTCACCTCCGAGGCCGCGGCCTTCGGCAACGACCTGTCCACGATGCCGAACTTCCCCGCCGAGATCAGGGCGCCGCAAGGCACCATCCCCGGCGTGTCGAGCTTCCAGGTCCACTTCGCCGACTACGACATCCTCACCCCCGGCGACCGGCCGGACGTGCTCGTCGCGATGAACCCGGCCGCGCTCAAGGCCAACCTCGGCGACGTGCCGCACGGCGGCACCGTCATCGTGAACACCGACGAGTTCTCGAAGCGCAACCTGACGAAGGTCGGCTACGCCAGCGACCCCCTGCAGGACGGCTCGCTCGAACCGTTCGGCGTACACGAGGTCGCCATGTCGACACTGACCCAGGGCGCGCTCGCGGACACCGGTCTCGGCAAGAAGGACGCCGAGCGCTGCAAGAACATGTTCGCGCTCGGCCTGCTGTCCTGGATGTACCACCGGCCGACCGAGGGCACCGAACGGTTCCTCCGCGAGAAGTTCGCGAAGAAGCCGGACATCGCCGAGGCCAACATCCTGGCGTTCCGCGCGGGCTGGAACTACGGCGAGACCACCGAGTCGTTCGCCACCACCTTCGAGGTGGCGCCCGCGAAGCTCGCCAAGGGCACCTACCGGCAGATCACCGGCAACACCGCGCTCGCGTACGGGCTCGTCGCCGCCGGTCAGCAGAGCGGCCTGCGGATCCTGCTCGGCACCTACCCGATCACCCCGGCCTCCGACGTGCTGCACGAGCTGTCGAAGCACAAGAACTTCGGCATCCTCACCTTCCAGGCCGAGGACGAGATCGCCGGGATCGGCGCCGCGCTCGGCGCGTCCTACGGCGGCGCGCTCGGCGTCACGTCGACCTCGGGCCCGGGTGTCGCGCTGAAGTCCGAGACGATCGGGCTCGGCGTGATGACCGAACTCCCGCTCGTGGTCATCGACGTGCAGCGCGGCGGCCCGTCCACCGGGCTGCCGACGAAGACCGAGCAGGCCGATCTGCTGCAGGCGATGTTCGGCCGCAACGGCGAATCGCCGGTGCCGATCGTGGCGCCGCTGTCGCCCGCGGACTGCTTCGACGCCGCGCTCGAAGCCACCCGGATCGCGCTCACCTACCGCACCCCGGTGCTGCTGCTGTCCGACGGCGCGATCGCCAACGGCAGCGAGCCGTGGCTGATCCCCGACGTGGCTTCGCTGCCCGATCTGAAGGTCACCTTCGCTTCCGAGCCGAACGCGGGCGACGGTTCCGACGAGTTTTGGCCCTACGTAAGGGATCCCGAAACCCTCGCCCGCGCGTGGGCGCTTCCCGGCACGCCGGGGTTGCAGCACCGGATCGGCGGGCTGGAAAAGGCCGACGGCACCGGGCACATCTCGTACGACCCCGACAACCACGACAAGATGGTGCGGCTGCGGCAGGCGAAGGTCGACGGCATCGACGTGCCCGATCTCGTCGTCGACGATCCTTCCGGGGGCAAGGCGCGCGTGCTGGCGCTGGGCTGGGGCTCGTCGTTCGGGCCGATCGGGGCCGCGTGCCGCCGCGTCCGCAAGGGCGGTCTGCCGATCGCGCAGGCGCACCTGCGCCACCTGAACCCGATGCCGTCGAACCTCGGCGACATTCTCAAGTCGTACGACAAGGTCGTGGTCCCGGAAATGAACCTCGGCCAGCTGGCGATGTTACTGAGGGCACGCTTCCTGATCGACATCCAGAGCTACACGAAGGTGGCGGGCCTGCCGTTCAAGGCGGAAGAACTGCAGCACGTCTTCACCGACATCATCACCGCGACCACCGAGGAGGCCTCCGCATGA
- a CDS encoding class I SAM-dependent methyltransferase, with the protein MNSTDAVAFWDGVYSARPAATDPRPNDRLTETVASLPPGDVLDLGCGDGGDALWLARRGWRVTAVDISAVAVERLAELARSRGLAVTAERHDLNESFPDGRFDLVCACYFHTSFDLDRAKVLRAAAHALRPGGLLLVVDHGSTAPWSWNSGADVRYPTPHEIAEGVALDPALWTVDRADAPRRIATGPSGRTAEVTDHVLLVRRTA; encoded by the coding sequence ATGAACAGCACGGATGCGGTCGCGTTCTGGGACGGCGTGTACTCGGCGCGTCCCGCGGCCACCGATCCGCGACCGAACGACCGCCTCACCGAAACGGTCGCGAGCCTGCCGCCCGGCGACGTGCTGGACCTCGGCTGCGGCGACGGCGGCGACGCGCTGTGGCTCGCCCGCCGCGGGTGGCGCGTCACCGCCGTCGACATCTCGGCCGTCGCGGTCGAACGGCTCGCCGAGCTGGCCCGGTCGCGTGGCCTGGCTGTCACCGCCGAGCGGCACGACCTGAACGAGTCCTTTCCGGACGGTCGGTTCGACCTGGTGTGCGCCTGCTACTTCCACACCTCGTTCGACCTTGACCGGGCGAAGGTCCTGCGCGCGGCCGCGCACGCGTTGCGGCCCGGCGGGCTGCTGCTGGTCGTCGATCACGGTTCGACCGCGCCGTGGTCGTGGAACTCCGGCGCCGACGTCCGGTACCCGACCCCGCACGAGATCGCCGAGGGCGTCGCACTCGACCCAGCACTGTGGACGGTCGACCGGGCCGACGCGCCCCGCCGGATCGCCACCGGCCCTAGCGGGCGCACCGCCGAGGTCACCGATCACGTCCTGCTCGTCCGCCGCACCGCCTGA
- a CDS encoding RidA family protein, giving the protein MERTAVNPVTWSAELGFNQGEVVSGHTRTLYCSGQTAMDGDGKPQHDGDMAAQLALSLDNVEAVLGGAGMSLANLVRLNVYTTDVDVLFGHYGVLAARLGAAGVAPTTTMLGVTRLAIPGQLVELEGTAVA; this is encoded by the coding sequence GTGGAAAGAACGGCAGTCAACCCGGTGACGTGGTCGGCGGAGCTCGGGTTCAACCAGGGGGAGGTCGTCTCCGGGCACACCCGCACCCTGTACTGCTCCGGGCAGACCGCGATGGACGGCGACGGCAAACCCCAGCACGACGGCGACATGGCGGCCCAGCTCGCACTGAGCCTCGACAACGTGGAGGCCGTGCTCGGCGGGGCGGGCATGTCGCTGGCGAACCTCGTCCGGCTCAACGTCTACACCACCGACGTCGACGTGCTGTTCGGGCACTACGGCGTACTGGCGGCGCGGCTCGGCGCCGCCGGGGTGGCACCGACCACCACGATGCTCGGGGTGACGAGGCTGGCGATCCCCGGCCAGCTCGTCGAACTGGAAGGCACCGCCGTCGCGTGA
- a CDS encoding formylglycine-generating enzyme family protein yields the protein MVAVPPGAVTLSDRRTQRSWTVEVAPFRLAAFPVTQAWYAEVTGERPSATAGELLPVEGVSWQDAVRFCNTLSRREGLAPAYSLAGEEPEWDRAADGYRLPTEAEWEYACRAGSTGPRYGPLDEIAWYRGNSAERIHDVGGKRPNAWGLHDMLGNAWDWCWDRYDPEVYGTYRVLRGGGWSDEHWSCRASVRRRSHPTFRIDDVGFRVAR from the coding sequence CTGGTCGCCGTCCCGCCGGGGGCGGTGACGCTGTCGGACCGGCGCACGCAGCGGAGCTGGACGGTCGAGGTCGCGCCGTTCCGGCTGGCCGCGTTCCCGGTCACGCAGGCGTGGTACGCCGAAGTCACCGGCGAGCGGCCGAGCGCGACCGCCGGTGAGCTGTTGCCGGTCGAAGGTGTTTCGTGGCAGGACGCGGTGCGGTTCTGCAACACCTTGTCGCGGCGGGAAGGGCTGGCGCCCGCGTACTCGCTGGCGGGCGAGGAGCCCGAATGGGATCGGGCCGCCGACGGGTACCGGCTACCGACCGAGGCCGAGTGGGAGTACGCCTGCCGCGCGGGCAGCACCGGCCCCCGGTACGGCCCGCTCGACGAAATCGCCTGGTACCGCGGCAATTCCGCCGAGCGGATCCACGACGTGGGCGGGAAACGGCCCAACGCGTGGGGCCTGCACGACATGCTGGGCAACGCGTGGGACTGGTGCTGGGACCGCTACGACCCGGAGGTGTACGGCACTTACCGGGTGCTGCGCGGCGGCGGCTGGTCCGACGAGCACTGGAGCTGCCGGGCGTCCGTGCGGCGGCGCAGCCACCCGACGTTCCGGATCGACGACGTGGGGTTCCGCGTCGCACGGTGA
- a CDS encoding alpha/beta fold hydrolase produces the protein MITASRRAVAALLALVLVTGTAACSAPAADEVPAYAAATHADPRFTNTFRHEFSDVDGVRMHYVKGGSGTPVVLIHGWPQTWYGWWPIMPALAEHHTVYAIDLPGLGDSTGSPTGYDKATLARYVHTLIADRLGVRDARVVGHDFGAAVAFQYAAQFPADTARLSYFDLPLPGPTIDARTYRSLSWHIAFHSQRRVPEAVVGDDVREYLSLFYPQVSFGGTAFGGTSERSPFTDAEVSEYARTYERPEALSGGFGLYRALDKDVSDTVAAAPVRVPTLLLTAQGQLDAIRATVSPRLTDIVRAADVPKAGHWLVEENPRFVTDELERFLG, from the coding sequence ATGATCACCGCATCGCGGCGGGCGGTCGCCGCCCTGCTCGCCCTCGTTCTCGTCACCGGCACCGCGGCCTGCTCCGCACCCGCTGCCGACGAGGTCCCCGCCTACGCCGCCGCCACCCACGCCGATCCGAGGTTCACCAACACCTTCCGCCACGAGTTCTCCGATGTGGACGGTGTCCGGATGCACTACGTGAAGGGCGGCAGCGGCACCCCGGTGGTGTTGATCCACGGCTGGCCGCAGACCTGGTACGGCTGGTGGCCGATCATGCCCGCGCTCGCCGAGCACCACACCGTCTACGCGATCGACCTGCCAGGGCTCGGCGACAGCACCGGTTCGCCGACCGGCTACGACAAGGCCACCCTGGCGCGGTACGTGCACACCCTGATCGCCGACCGGCTCGGCGTGCGCGACGCTCGCGTCGTCGGGCACGATTTCGGCGCCGCGGTGGCGTTCCAGTACGCCGCCCAGTTCCCCGCGGACACCGCGCGCCTCAGCTACTTCGACCTGCCGCTCCCCGGGCCCACGATCGACGCGCGCACCTACCGCTCGCTGAGCTGGCACATCGCCTTCCACTCCCAGCGCCGGGTTCCCGAGGCGGTGGTCGGCGACGACGTCCGCGAATACCTGTCGCTGTTCTACCCGCAGGTTTCCTTCGGTGGCACCGCGTTCGGCGGCACCTCGGAGCGCTCCCCGTTCACCGACGCCGAAGTCAGCGAATACGCGCGGACCTACGAACGGCCCGAGGCCCTCTCCGGCGGCTTTGGCCTCTACCGCGCGCTCGACAAGGACGTCAGCGACACCGTGGCGGCGGCACCGGTTCGCGTGCCGACGTTGCTCTTGACCGCGCAGGGCCAGCTCGACGCGATCAGGGCGACCGTGTCCCCGCGCCTGACCGACATCGTGCGGGCGGCGGACGTGCCGAAGGCGGGGCACTGGCTCGTCGAGGAGAACCCGCGGTTCGTCACCGACGAGCTGGAGCGCTTCCTCGGCTGA
- a CDS encoding sunset domain-containing protein, with protein sequence MSLFQQVWLWSALAFVVGALLSWVFLTRPVQKRNRELERRLAEETARPKQSAFPATVAVGAVGAAGAVGAAGAFSNPGPEADEDVDEAFAAANQGRGAEPPPTRTFEPAAAEPFPSPEPAAPEPVADEPEWFDRDLPADRESAPEPAGHALFAEDPPEGPTARTSGVGSVLEPEQPERVRFDFNAADDAAFERVEHEEPSSYRLESEKDTGSAEETSIFQSISSSTVDDEPSSYGSAEETSVFQSSSVDYDHEEEVGAEPVSEAHQGESGSAEPGALFAESEPTSVLDSPLAAQPESEADSSYSDFPDEEEATPAGSSVFEPHVKPQPNSLFQPASQDEEPPAYAFSAGPEAEQDEDGSESDGVPDESAAEMTQVLPKRQPRQSPPGGFDPPRPIQPSMRPIERREPEGGGHSGSLFEPAVPPNQHAPAPAAEQVPPAREHGGSSVPPGPFGPGSAMPKPGGGRPSDEFTVKASVTALRYCSEESPQFPRMVAEVWFRTAADAERVGFRPVT encoded by the coding sequence ATGTCCCTTTTCCAGCAGGTCTGGTTGTGGAGTGCGCTGGCGTTCGTGGTGGGAGCCCTGCTGTCCTGGGTCTTCCTGACCAGGCCGGTGCAGAAGCGCAACAGGGAGCTCGAACGGAGACTGGCCGAAGAGACCGCGCGACCCAAGCAGAGCGCCTTCCCGGCGACGGTGGCGGTCGGCGCGGTCGGGGCCGCGGGGGCCGTCGGCGCGGCGGGTGCCTTCTCGAACCCGGGTCCCGAAGCGGACGAGGACGTCGATGAGGCGTTCGCGGCGGCGAACCAGGGCCGGGGTGCGGAGCCGCCGCCGACCAGGACGTTCGAACCGGCGGCCGCCGAGCCGTTCCCGTCGCCCGAGCCGGCCGCACCCGAGCCGGTCGCCGACGAACCCGAGTGGTTCGACCGCGACCTCCCCGCGGACCGCGAGTCCGCGCCCGAGCCCGCGGGGCACGCGCTGTTCGCCGAGGACCCGCCCGAGGGGCCGACCGCCCGCACCAGTGGGGTCGGCTCGGTGCTGGAGCCGGAGCAGCCGGAGCGAGTGCGGTTCGACTTCAACGCCGCCGACGACGCGGCGTTCGAGCGCGTGGAGCACGAGGAGCCATCGAGCTACCGGCTGGAGTCCGAAAAGGACACCGGATCGGCCGAAGAGACTTCGATCTTCCAGTCGATCTCGTCGTCCACCGTGGATGATGAGCCTTCGTCGTACGGATCGGCCGAGGAGACCTCGGTGTTCCAGTCGTCCTCAGTGGACTACGACCACGAAGAAGAGGTCGGCGCTGAACCGGTTTCCGAGGCGCACCAAGGAGAAAGTGGTTCCGCCGAGCCTGGCGCGCTGTTCGCCGAATCCGAACCGACCTCGGTGCTCGACTCGCCGCTCGCCGCGCAGCCGGAGTCCGAAGCAGACTCGAGCTACTCGGATTTCCCCGATGAAGAAGAAGCAACCCCTGCCGGTTCCTCGGTTTTCGAACCGCACGTCAAGCCGCAGCCGAACTCGTTGTTCCAGCCAGCGTCGCAGGACGAAGAACCGCCCGCGTACGCGTTCAGCGCCGGTCCGGAAGCCGAGCAGGACGAGGACGGCAGCGAGTCCGACGGCGTGCCCGACGAGTCGGCTGCCGAAATGACACAGGTGCTGCCGAAGCGGCAACCGCGTCAGTCACCGCCGGGCGGTTTCGACCCGCCGCGCCCGATCCAGCCCTCGATGCGGCCGATCGAACGGCGCGAACCCGAGGGCGGCGGCCACAGCGGATCGCTGTTCGAACCCGCGGTGCCCCCGAACCAGCACGCCCCGGCGCCCGCGGCGGAGCAGGTGCCGCCCGCGCGCGAGCACGGCGGCAGCAGCGTGCCGCCCGGCCCGTTCGGCCCCGGTTCCGCCATGCCGAAGCCTGGTGGCGGCCGCCCGTCCGACGAGTTCACCGTGAAGGCCAGCGTGACCGCGCTGCGGTACTGCTCGGAGGAGTCGCCGCAGTTCCCGCGCATGGTCGCGGAGGTGTGGTTCCGCACCGCCGCCGACGCGGAGCGAGTGGGTTTCCGCCCGGTCACCTAG
- a CDS encoding helix-turn-helix transcriptional regulator, whose amino-acid sequence MRADRLVSLVLLLRQHGRLSAVRLARELEVSTRTVLRDIEALSAAGVPVYAERGRHGGFALLPGFSTELTGLNHDEALALLVAGSRRGAQVFGLGSALASAMRKVVDALPEDYRATAAGAVQRLLIDPETDLLSRRVVDEEVPDAVVAEIRRAVFAGHKLRIHYEAHGELPEWRTVDPIGLVTVRGHGYLLATRSGADRTYRLSRVLAAAELADPAQRPDRVDLGRIWQERSTRFRTGGEQVGVRVRVDPARRGDLVGTALAVRAEETDSDGWLRIEVTFQDSRHAEWALWQLATNAEVLTPHWLRTSLHDRATAIATRYGTPT is encoded by the coding sequence ATGCGTGCCGACCGGTTGGTCTCGCTGGTTCTGCTGCTGCGCCAGCACGGCCGGCTGTCCGCGGTCAGGCTGGCCCGCGAGCTGGAAGTGTCCACTCGCACCGTGTTGCGTGATATCGAAGCGCTGTCCGCGGCGGGTGTTCCGGTCTACGCCGAACGCGGCAGGCACGGCGGTTTCGCGCTGCTGCCCGGTTTTTCCACGGAGCTCACCGGGCTGAACCACGACGAGGCGCTCGCGCTGCTGGTCGCCGGATCACGGCGCGGCGCGCAGGTGTTCGGCCTCGGCTCGGCGCTCGCCTCGGCCATGCGCAAGGTGGTCGACGCGCTGCCGGAGGACTACCGGGCCACCGCGGCCGGTGCGGTCCAGCGGTTGCTCATCGACCCCGAAACCGACCTCCTCTCGCGCCGCGTGGTCGACGAGGAGGTGCCCGACGCCGTGGTGGCCGAGATCCGGCGCGCGGTGTTCGCCGGGCACAAGCTGCGCATCCACTACGAGGCGCACGGCGAGCTCCCGGAGTGGCGCACGGTGGACCCGATCGGCCTGGTCACCGTGCGCGGCCACGGCTACCTGCTCGCCACGAGGTCCGGCGCGGACCGCACGTACCGGCTGTCCAGGGTGCTGGCCGCGGCGGAACTCGCCGATCCCGCGCAGCGACCGGACCGGGTCGACCTCGGCCGGATCTGGCAGGAGCGCAGCACGCGGTTCCGCACCGGCGGCGAACAGGTCGGCGTGCGGGTACGGGTGGACCCGGCGCGGCGCGGGGACCTGGTGGGCACCGCGCTGGCCGTCCGCGCCGAAGAAACCGACTCCGACGGCTGGCTGCGGATCGAGGTGACGTTCCAGGATTCGAGGCACGCCGAATGGGCCCTGTGGCAACTCGCCACGAACGCGGAAGTCCTTACCCCGCACTGGTTGCGCACTTCGCTGCACGACCGAGCCACCGCGATCGCCACCCGCTACGGAACGCCGACCTGA
- a CDS encoding 2-oxoacid:ferredoxin oxidoreductase subunit beta, producing the protein MTATDLGLPALGGQDLVPATDEPQKAKDYKSDQEVRWCPGCGDYVVLNAVQSFLPTLGLKRENIVFISGIGCSSRFPYYLNTYGMHSIHGRAPSIATGLATTRPDLSVWVVTGDGDALSIGGNHLIHALRRNVNLKILLFNNRIYGLTKGQYSPTSDQGMVTKSTPMGSVDTPFNPLSLALGAEATFVGRALDSDRAGLTEVLTAAARHRGSALVEIYQNCPIFNDGAFDVLKDKDEAARRIIPLRAGEPIRFGPEQEYGVTRGGWGGLEVAKVSEIGEANLVTHDPSIMDTSYAFALSRLGDQDLHHTPTGIFRQVSRPTYDDQARAQVEQAQAAKTPDLQGLLRGKDTWTVA; encoded by the coding sequence ATGACGGCCACCGACCTTGGCCTTCCCGCGCTCGGCGGGCAGGACCTGGTGCCTGCGACGGACGAGCCGCAGAAGGCGAAGGACTACAAGAGCGATCAGGAAGTCCGCTGGTGTCCCGGCTGCGGCGACTACGTGGTGCTGAACGCGGTGCAGTCGTTCCTGCCCACGCTCGGCCTCAAGCGCGAGAACATCGTGTTCATCTCGGGCATCGGGTGCTCGTCGCGGTTCCCGTACTACCTCAACACCTACGGCATGCACTCGATCCACGGGCGCGCCCCGTCGATCGCGACCGGGCTCGCGACCACGCGGCCCGACCTGTCGGTGTGGGTCGTGACCGGTGACGGCGACGCGCTGTCGATCGGCGGCAACCACCTGATCCACGCGTTGCGGCGCAACGTGAACCTGAAGATCCTGCTGTTCAACAACCGGATCTACGGGCTCACCAAGGGCCAGTACTCGCCGACCTCGGACCAGGGCATGGTCACGAAGTCGACGCCGATGGGCTCCGTGGACACCCCGTTCAACCCGCTTTCGCTGGCGCTCGGGGCCGAGGCCACGTTCGTCGGCAGGGCGCTGGACTCCGACCGCGCCGGGCTGACCGAGGTCCTCACCGCGGCCGCGCGGCACCGCGGGTCGGCGCTGGTGGAGATCTACCAGAACTGCCCGATCTTCAACGACGGCGCGTTCGACGTGCTGAAGGACAAGGACGAGGCGGCGCGGCGGATCATCCCGCTGCGCGCGGGCGAGCCGATCCGGTTCGGTCCCGAGCAGGAGTACGGCGTCACGCGCGGCGGCTGGGGCGGCCTCGAAGTCGCCAAGGTCTCCGAGATCGGCGAGGCGAACCTGGTCACCCACGATCCGTCCATTATGGACACCAGTTACGCGTTCGCGCTGTCCCGCCTCGGCGACCAGGACCTGCACCACACGCCGACCGGGATCTTCCGCCAGGTCAGCAGGCCCACCTACGACGACCAGGCCCGCGCACAGGTCGAGCAGGCGCAGGCCGCGAAAACCCCTGACCTGCAAGGACTTCTGCGAGGTAAGGACACCTGGACGGTCGCCTAG
- a CDS encoding DinB family protein: MPTKTRRRDTPPPRTGSSETEVLRGFLDYLRTSIAAKVDGAPEPGVRTAGVPSGTNLLGLLTHLTFVERATFLGDEVANWQATFHAAPSDSVAEVVARYREAVERANEVLDGCTDLGAPVPRPGRAAPSVRWALTHLIEETGRHAGHADILRELIDGAIGR; encoded by the coding sequence ATGCCGACCAAGACCCGCCGCCGCGACACCCCGCCGCCCCGGACCGGGAGCAGCGAAACCGAAGTCCTGCGCGGTTTTCTCGACTACCTCCGCACCTCGATCGCCGCGAAGGTCGACGGCGCGCCCGAACCAGGGGTCCGCACGGCGGGCGTGCCTTCGGGCACGAACCTGCTCGGCCTGCTCACCCACCTGACCTTCGTCGAGCGCGCGACGTTCCTCGGGGACGAGGTCGCGAACTGGCAGGCGACCTTCCACGCCGCGCCGTCGGACAGCGTGGCCGAGGTCGTCGCCCGCTACCGGGAAGCGGTCGAGCGCGCCAACGAAGTGCTCGACGGCTGCACCGATCTCGGCGCGCCCGTGCCGCGGCCGGGACGCGCCGCCCCGAGCGTCCGCTGGGCGCTCACCCACCTGATCGAAGAAACCGGCCGCCACGCCGGTCACGCGGACATCCTCCGCGAACTGATCGACGGCGCCATCGGGCGCTGA